GTTCGAGGTGGAAGCGCAACGTTCTCCGGGGCGCAATTGATCGCCGTTGATCGCGGTGCACAGCGAGCAGCCCGGCTCGCGCCATTCGAAGCCGGCGCTCTTGAAGACAGCATCTAGACCTTCCTGCTCCGCCTGACGCTTGACGAGCTGCGAGCCCGGCACCACCCACGCGGGCACGACGGCATTGCCGAGGTTCGCCACTTCGGCCGCAGCTCGGATGTCCTCGATGCGGCTATTGGTGCACGAGCCGATGAACACTTTGTCCACCTGGATGTCGGAGAGCGCCATGCCGGGCGTCAGCCCTTGATACTCGATGGCCGACGCGACCTCCTGCGCCACGATTGCATCCGCGACATCGCGCGGATCGGGAACCACGCCGGTCACCGGCCCGCCCTGCGCGGGGTTGGTACCCCACGTCACCATCGGCGCAATCTCGGGCGCACTCAGCGCAACTTCGTGGTCGAAGCGTGCGCCTTCGTCGGAGGGCAGCGTCTTCCAGAGCGCCATCGCGGCCTCCCACTGCTGCCCTTTCGGCGCATAGGGGCGGCCATGCAAGTACGCGAAAGTCGTTTCGTCCGGCGCGACCATCCCGGCGCGCGCACCGGCCTCAATCGACATGTTGCAGATCGTCATGCGGCCTTCCATGCTCATGTTCCGGATGGTGCTGCCCGCATATTCGACGATATGCCCGGTACCGCCGTCGACGCCGATCTTCGCGATGATGGCGAGAATGATGTCCTTGGGAGAGACCCCGAAGCCTACCTGGCCGTCGATCGTGATGCGCATG
Above is a genomic segment from Betaproteobacteria bacterium containing:
- the leuC gene encoding 3-isopropylmalate dehydratase large subunit, giving the protein MSQHGSSAAPQTLVEKIWNRHVVAEDGGELLLHVDRAFIHEGASHAFDKLKEEGRTIARPRQVFAFTDHYVPTTGRDKGIEGIANLDIRNMVLQLQANAARHGITLFGIDDPRQGILHIVPPEQGITQPGLLICGADSHTATHGAFGCIAFGIGASEMTHVMATQAIWQRRQKSMRITIDGQVGFGVSPKDIILAIIAKIGVDGGTGHIVEYAGSTIRNMSMEGRMTICNMSIEAGARAGMVAPDETTFAYLHGRPYAPKGQQWEAAMALWKTLPSDEGARFDHEVALSAPEIAPMVTWGTNPAQGGPVTGVVPDPRDVADAIVAQEVASAIEYQGLTPGMALSDIQVDKVFIGSCTNSRIEDIRAAAEVANLGNAVVPAWVVPGSQLVKRQAEQEGLDAVFKSAGFEWREPGCSLCTAINGDQLRPGERCASTSNRNFKGRQGTGGRTHLVSPAMAAAAAIKGRLTDVRDLLKNA